Proteins encoded in a region of the Veillonella parvula genome:
- the pheS gene encoding phenylalanine--tRNA ligase subunit alpha: MEQELQRIKAEALDAIKGAANQQALQDIRVKYLGKKGEVTALLKGLGKLSPEERPKAGALVNAVREALEAEIDTVKARMETAELNARLEKERIDITLPGRAQKAGHIHPLTKVNEMIEDFFMKMGYTVEEGPEVEQDYYNFECLNLPKDHPARDMQDSFYITENFLLRTHTSPVQARTMQRHEPNSPIRMIAPGKVYRWDYDATHSPVFHQVEGLIIDEHITFADLKGTLESFLRHMYGDDTKVRFRTSFFPFTEPSAEVDISCVMCGGEGCRVCSHTGWLEILGCGMVHPDVLRINGYDPEKVKGFAFGMGVERIAMLLYGINDLRLFFEDDVRFLEQF, encoded by the coding sequence ATGGAACAAGAATTACAACGTATTAAGGCAGAAGCCCTTGATGCCATCAAAGGCGCTGCTAATCAACAAGCGTTGCAAGATATACGTGTTAAATATTTAGGTAAAAAAGGCGAGGTAACGGCTTTATTAAAAGGTCTTGGTAAATTATCTCCAGAAGAACGTCCTAAAGCGGGGGCCCTTGTTAATGCTGTTCGTGAAGCGTTAGAGGCTGAAATTGATACAGTTAAAGCTCGTATGGAAACTGCAGAGTTAAATGCTCGTTTAGAAAAAGAGCGCATCGATATTACATTGCCTGGCCGTGCACAAAAAGCTGGTCATATCCATCCATTAACAAAGGTTAATGAAATGATTGAAGACTTCTTCATGAAAATGGGGTATACCGTTGAAGAAGGTCCAGAAGTAGAACAAGATTACTATAACTTTGAATGCTTAAACTTGCCTAAAGATCATCCTGCACGTGATATGCAAGATTCCTTCTATATTACAGAAAACTTCTTATTACGCACGCATACATCTCCAGTACAAGCTCGTACAATGCAACGTCATGAACCTAATAGCCCAATCCGTATGATTGCGCCTGGTAAGGTTTACCGTTGGGACTATGATGCGACTCATTCCCCTGTATTCCATCAAGTGGAAGGTCTCATCATCGATGAGCATATTACATTTGCTGACTTAAAAGGCACATTAGAGTCCTTCTTACGTCACATGTATGGTGATGACACAAAGGTACGTTTCCGTACAAGCTTCTTCCCATTCACAGAGCCATCTGCAGAGGTAGATATTTCTTGTGTAATGTGTGGTGGTGAAGGTTGCCGTGTATGTTCTCATACAGGTTGGCTTGAAATTTTGGGCTGCGGTATGGTTCATCCCGATGTATTGCGTATTAATGGGTACGATCCTGAAAAGGTTAAAGGCTTCGCCTTTGGCATGGGCGTAGAACGTATTGCTATGCTTTTATATGGCATTAACGATTTACGTCTATTCTTTGAAGATGATGTACGATTCTTGGAACAATTTTAG
- the pheT gene encoding phenylalanine--tRNA ligase subunit beta, producing MKASLQWMNEYVPVDMNRPAQELADELTQAGIPVEDVIAMDNGIKKIYTGKIVEITKHPDADKLQVCQVECLTEEGEPVTKQIVTAATNVAVGQIVPVAYHKSRLADGTEIKKGKLRGVVSEGMFCSVAEFGISSDLVLPEEAQGIYIFPENTPIGLDVKEVLGLNDTVYEFELTANRADCFSMVGLSREFGVMTNQKALFPVIMVNENGESIEGKASVSIEADDLCTRFTARVVTDVKVEPSPLWMQNRLRNSGIRPINNVVDVTNYVMLELGQPMHAYDYDHVKGHKLVARRAKNGEVLVTLDGSERELNDSMLIIADAERPVGVAGIMGGFDSEVTNETTTVMFEAAVFNGPSIRRTAKALGMRSEASGRFERGVNHKYTAYAIDRAAQLLQQICPTCKVDVGVIDVYKNPVEQHTVTFTAEQINDYLGTNIEKDEMVRILTALEFVVTEEGDKLSALVPTWRGDVTVMPDIAEEVARIYNYDNIAPTIPVAVLSSGGMTPKKALTKEVTHALAKLGMTQIITFSFMHKDGLSNMMLPEGDSRYTAIPILNPISEEFPYMRTTLVPAVIEAAKRNIAQQNKDLWLFETANVYEPKTLPLTEVPHERPMACGILMGKANQAGWNQAERTTDFYDVKGIVDALLAELGVTSYEINRGTEPYFHPGVSAQYVVDGKMIAQYGELHPQVSKNFDLPGKVYMFEIDLEAVLSLTIPPFRYTSFSKFPGTSRDLAIVAPVSVFSGEILSIIKEHGGEYLESASIFDVYEGEHIEAGYRSLAYNLQFRSMEGTLNDEDIDGNIQAIIDVLAEINCRLR from the coding sequence ATGAAAGCAAGTTTACAGTGGATGAATGAATACGTGCCTGTGGATATGAATCGTCCTGCACAAGAATTGGCCGATGAATTAACACAAGCTGGTATTCCTGTAGAAGATGTCATTGCTATGGATAATGGCATTAAGAAAATTTATACGGGCAAAATCGTGGAGATTACAAAACATCCAGATGCAGATAAATTACAAGTATGCCAAGTTGAATGCCTTACAGAAGAAGGTGAACCTGTTACAAAACAAATCGTAACGGCTGCTACAAATGTTGCAGTAGGCCAAATCGTGCCTGTAGCATACCATAAATCTCGCTTAGCTGATGGTACAGAGATTAAAAAAGGTAAATTGCGTGGCGTTGTTTCTGAAGGCATGTTCTGTTCCGTTGCAGAATTTGGTATCTCTAGCGACTTAGTATTGCCAGAAGAAGCTCAAGGCATTTACATTTTCCCGGAAAATACACCAATTGGTCTTGATGTAAAAGAGGTTTTAGGCTTAAATGATACAGTATATGAATTTGAATTGACTGCTAACCGAGCAGATTGCTTTTCCATGGTTGGTTTGTCCCGTGAATTTGGAGTCATGACAAATCAAAAAGCTTTATTCCCTGTTATCATGGTTAACGAGAATGGCGAATCCATTGAAGGCAAAGCATCTGTATCTATCGAAGCTGATGATCTTTGTACGCGTTTTACAGCTCGTGTAGTAACTGATGTTAAGGTTGAGCCATCTCCATTGTGGATGCAAAACCGTTTACGTAATAGCGGCATTCGTCCTATTAATAATGTAGTAGACGTAACAAACTACGTTATGTTAGAACTTGGTCAACCTATGCATGCCTATGATTATGATCATGTAAAAGGTCATAAATTAGTGGCGAGACGTGCTAAAAATGGTGAAGTGCTTGTTACACTTGATGGTTCTGAACGCGAATTGAATGACTCCATGCTTATCATTGCTGATGCTGAACGTCCAGTAGGTGTAGCAGGTATCATGGGTGGCTTTGATAGTGAAGTGACAAACGAAACGACCACAGTTATGTTTGAAGCTGCTGTATTTAATGGTCCATCTATTCGCCGTACAGCTAAAGCTCTCGGCATGCGTTCTGAAGCATCTGGACGTTTCGAACGTGGTGTAAATCATAAATACACTGCCTATGCTATCGACAGAGCAGCTCAATTATTACAACAAATCTGTCCTACTTGTAAAGTTGATGTAGGCGTTATCGATGTATATAAAAACCCTGTAGAACAACATACAGTTACTTTTACAGCAGAACAAATCAACGATTACTTGGGTACAAATATTGAAAAAGACGAAATGGTTCGTATTTTGACTGCCCTTGAGTTCGTTGTAACCGAAGAAGGAGACAAATTGTCTGCCCTCGTTCCAACATGGCGTGGCGATGTAACGGTGATGCCTGATATCGCTGAAGAAGTAGCTCGTATTTACAACTACGATAATATTGCGCCTACAATTCCGGTAGCCGTATTATCCTCTGGTGGTATGACACCTAAGAAAGCTCTTACTAAAGAGGTAACTCATGCATTGGCTAAATTGGGTATGACTCAAATCATTACGTTTAGCTTCATGCATAAAGATGGTCTTTCCAATATGATGCTTCCTGAAGGGGATAGCCGTTATACAGCCATTCCAATCTTGAACCCTATTTCCGAAGAATTCCCTTATATGCGTACAACATTGGTACCGGCTGTTATTGAAGCAGCAAAACGCAATATTGCGCAACAAAATAAGGATCTTTGGTTATTTGAAACAGCTAATGTATATGAACCAAAAACGTTACCTTTAACAGAAGTACCTCATGAACGCCCTATGGCTTGTGGTATTTTGATGGGGAAGGCAAACCAAGCTGGTTGGAATCAAGCAGAACGTACTACAGATTTCTATGATGTAAAGGGTATTGTAGATGCGTTGTTAGCTGAGCTAGGCGTTACAAGCTATGAAATAAATCGTGGCACTGAGCCATACTTTCACCCAGGTGTAAGCGCTCAATACGTAGTTGATGGTAAAATGATTGCTCAATATGGTGAATTACATCCACAAGTGAGCAAAAACTTTGACTTACCTGGCAAAGTATATATGTTTGAAATCGATTTGGAAGCCGTATTATCCTTAACGATTCCACCGTTCCGTTATACATCCTTCAGTAAATTCCCAGGCACTAGCCGTGACCTTGCCATCGTTGCACCTGTGTCCGTATTCAGTGGTGAAATTTTATCTATCATTAAAGAACATGGTGGAGAATATTTAGAAAGTGCATCTATCTTTGATGTTTATGAAGGTGAACATATCGAAGCAGGTTACCGCAGTCTCGCATACAACTTACAATTCCGCTCTATGGAAGGTACGTTGAATGATGAGGATATTGACGGTAATATTCAAGCTATTATTGATGTATTAGCAGAAATTAACTGCAGATTACGTTAA